A genomic stretch from Pantanalinema sp. includes:
- a CDS encoding HU family DNA-binding protein, giving the protein MNKEELIKAISTKAKVSQKEAGECLNATIEAISQALSRGHKVTLVGFGTFQVRQRAAREGRNPRTGAVLKIPAKKSPVWTAGKNLKERIEGRKKQLAGAGRGR; this is encoded by the coding sequence ATGAACAAGGAAGAGCTCATCAAGGCCATCAGCACCAAGGCGAAGGTTTCCCAGAAGGAAGCCGGCGAGTGCCTCAACGCCACCATCGAGGCCATCTCGCAGGCCCTGTCGCGCGGCCACAAGGTGACCCTGGTCGGCTTCGGCACCTTCCAGGTCCGCCAGCGCGCCGCCCGCGAGGGTCGCAACCCCCGCACCGGCGCCGTCCTCAAGATCCCCGCCAAGAAGAGCCCGGTCTGGACCGCCGGCAAGAACCTCAAGGAGCGGATCGAGGGCCGCAAGAAGCAGCTCGCCGGCGCCGGCCGCGGCCGCTAG
- the fusA gene encoding elongation factor G yields the protein MSATARIRNVAVIGAHGVGKTTLVECMLFDMTMVPQRGRIETGNTATDFDSEEILRQMSIQTGIASGEWRDHAINLLDVPGSHDFSTDARLAMAMADAAVLVVNAGKGVDANTRKAFETARELGLSVFIFINGVEQDTAKDYPLILQEIHERLTPGAVPLELPVGRGRTFKGDVDLVGLRTWYFAPESGEVTEVPDTPPELAELVQRYHTSMVEGVAELHDEVLERYLGGQEPAQAELAALLRADTLENKLVPVMCGSALGNAGVRPLLDAIVDLLPSPLDRRPPAVIDLDTQAQVPVAPTPDAPAAAVVLKTFADPYLGKISVFRVLSGTISSDSHLFNSRRQAPERLGRLFKLVGKKQTPVDRLLAGDIGATTKLKETQTGDTLVAEGHSQRRLAYPMPEPATSIWSVAISPLSKNDEAKLAIALAKLREEDPALGVSVEGRTHRTVLSGQGQTHLEVTLAKLANRYNLEVSQAEPEVPYRETIAGRAQGQGKHKKQTGGRGQYGDVWLRIEPLARGAGFKFVDAVVGGAVPRNFIPAVEKGVRETLEQGIVAGYPIVDVQVTLYDGSSHSVDSSEMAFKMAAHLAMRKVFAEAQPLLLEPILDVQVSAPEEALGDVMGDLNGRRAHIEGMEGTSIRAKVPLAELAGLVTAVQSITRGQGTLESTFAHYQEVPPHLQARLLSELKAETAAH from the coding sequence ATGAGCGCCACCGCGAGGATCCGCAACGTCGCCGTCATCGGAGCCCACGGGGTCGGCAAGACGACCCTGGTCGAGTGCATGCTCTTCGACATGACCATGGTCCCGCAGCGTGGGCGGATCGAGACGGGCAACACCGCCACCGATTTCGACAGCGAGGAGATCCTGCGCCAGATGTCGATCCAGACGGGCATCGCCTCGGGCGAATGGCGCGACCACGCCATCAACCTGCTCGACGTGCCGGGCAGCCACGACTTCTCGACCGACGCCCGGCTGGCCATGGCCATGGCCGACGCGGCCGTCCTCGTCGTCAACGCCGGCAAGGGGGTGGACGCCAACACCCGCAAGGCCTTCGAAACGGCCCGCGAGCTGGGGCTGAGCGTCTTCATCTTCATCAACGGGGTCGAGCAGGACACGGCCAAGGACTACCCCTTGATCCTGCAGGAGATCCACGAGCGGCTGACCCCCGGTGCGGTGCCGCTCGAGCTGCCCGTCGGCAGGGGCCGGACCTTCAAGGGCGACGTGGACCTGGTCGGCCTCAGGACCTGGTACTTCGCCCCCGAGTCGGGCGAGGTCACCGAGGTCCCCGACACCCCGCCGGAGCTCGCCGAGCTGGTCCAGCGCTACCACACCTCCATGGTCGAGGGGGTCGCCGAGCTTCACGACGAGGTCCTCGAGCGCTACCTGGGCGGCCAGGAGCCGGCACAGGCGGAGCTTGCGGCGCTGCTGCGCGCCGACACCCTCGAAAACAAGCTGGTCCCGGTCATGTGCGGCTCCGCCTTGGGCAACGCCGGCGTGCGTCCCCTGCTGGATGCGATCGTCGACCTTCTGCCCTCGCCGCTCGATCGCAGGCCCCCGGCCGTGATCGACCTCGACACCCAGGCCCAGGTCCCGGTGGCCCCCACCCCGGACGCGCCGGCAGCGGCGGTCGTGCTCAAGACCTTCGCGGATCCCTACCTCGGCAAGATCAGCGTCTTCCGGGTGCTGTCGGGGACGATTTCCTCCGACTCCCACCTCTTCAACTCCCGGCGCCAGGCCCCCGAGCGGCTGGGCCGCCTCTTCAAGCTCGTCGGAAAGAAGCAGACGCCTGTCGATCGGCTCCTGGCGGGCGACATCGGGGCCACCACCAAGCTCAAGGAGACCCAGACCGGCGACACGCTGGTGGCCGAGGGTCACTCCCAGCGGCGGCTCGCCTATCCCATGCCGGAGCCTGCGACCTCCATCTGGTCGGTGGCCATCTCGCCCCTCTCCAAGAACGACGAGGCCAAGCTCGCGATCGCCCTTGCCAAGCTCCGAGAGGAGGACCCCGCCCTGGGGGTCTCGGTGGAGGGCCGGACCCACCGCACCGTCCTGAGCGGCCAGGGGCAGACCCACCTGGAGGTGACCCTGGCCAAGCTCGCCAACCGCTACAACCTGGAGGTCTCGCAGGCCGAGCCCGAGGTCCCCTACCGCGAGACGATCGCGGGCCGCGCCCAGGGGCAGGGCAAGCACAAGAAGCAGACCGGCGGGCGCGGCCAGTACGGGGACGTGTGGCTAAGGATCGAGCCCCTTGCGCGCGGGGCGGGGTTCAAGTTCGTGGACGCGGTGGTGGGCGGGGCCGTGCCGCGCAACTTCATCCCCGCGGTCGAGAAGGGGGTGCGCGAAACCCTGGAGCAGGGGATCGTCGCGGGCTACCCCATCGTCGACGTCCAGGTGACGCTGTACGACGGCTCATCCCACTCGGTCGACAGCTCTGAGATGGCCTTCAAGATGGCCGCGCACCTGGCCATGCGCAAGGTGTTCGCCGAGGCGCAACCGCTGCTGCTTGAGCCCATCCTGGACGTCCAGGTGTCGGCCCCCGAGGAGGCCCTCGGTGACGTCATGGGCGATCTCAACGGCAGGCGCGCGCACATCGAGGGGATGGAGGGCACCTCCATCCGCGCCAAGGTGCCCCTTGCCGAGCTCGCGGGCCTGGTGACGGCGGTGCAGAGCATCACCCGCGGCCAGGGGACCCTGGAGTCGACCTTCGCCCACTACCAGGAGGTTCCGCCCCACCTGCAGGCCAGGCTGCTCTCTGAGCTGAAGGCGGAGACGGCCGCCCACTGA
- a CDS encoding RluA family pseudouridine synthase codes for MDEPLLLSVPLEAKGQRLDHFIAGHVPDVSRSRLQELIQAGSVLLEGRSAKPSARLKGGEKVTLDVPPPRELNVLPQDIPLDVVYEDSDLLVVNKPQGMVTHPAPGAWEGTLVNALLHHCKDLSGIGGVARPGIVHRLDKDTSGLLVVAKTDLAHQSLSAQIAAKTARREYRAIVHGVMATDAGRVEAPIARHPSERVKMAVVPGGREALTHWQVAEAFRDATLLDLQLATGRTHQIRVHMAHLGHPIVGDPVYGPAKVPFPVKLSGQALHAFRLSFDHPRTGARMTFEAPVPERFEALLRYLRSR; via the coding sequence GTGGACGAGCCGCTCTTGCTCTCGGTGCCCTTGGAGGCGAAGGGGCAGCGGCTCGATCACTTCATCGCGGGCCACGTGCCCGACGTCTCTCGATCCCGCCTTCAGGAGCTGATCCAGGCGGGATCGGTCTTGCTCGAGGGCCGCTCTGCCAAGCCCAGCGCCCGCCTCAAGGGGGGCGAGAAGGTGACGCTCGACGTGCCGCCGCCGCGCGAGCTGAACGTGTTGCCCCAGGACATCCCCCTGGACGTGGTCTACGAGGACTCCGACCTGCTGGTGGTCAACAAGCCCCAGGGGATGGTCACCCACCCTGCCCCCGGCGCCTGGGAGGGGACCCTGGTCAACGCCCTGCTGCACCACTGCAAGGACCTCTCCGGCATCGGGGGGGTGGCCCGGCCTGGAATCGTGCACCGCCTCGACAAGGACACCTCGGGCCTGCTCGTGGTGGCCAAGACGGACCTGGCGCACCAGTCGCTTTCGGCCCAGATCGCGGCCAAGACGGCCCGGCGCGAGTACCGGGCGATCGTCCACGGGGTGATGGCCACCGACGCCGGCAGGGTGGAGGCGCCCATCGCGCGCCATCCCAGCGAGCGCGTCAAGATGGCCGTGGTGCCGGGCGGCCGCGAGGCCCTGACGCACTGGCAGGTGGCGGAGGCCTTCCGGGACGCGACGCTGCTCGATTTGCAGCTCGCAACCGGTCGCACCCACCAGATCCGGGTCCACATGGCCCACCTGGGGCATCCCATCGTGGGGGATCCGGTCTACGGGCCCGCCAAGGTGCCCTTCCCGGTCAAGCTGAGCGGGCAGGCCCTTCACGCCTTCCGGCTGTCCTTCGACCACCCGCGCACGGGCGCGCGAATGACCTTCGAGGCCCCCGTGCCCGAGCGCTTCGAGGCCCTCCTGCGCTACCTGCGGTCCCGCTGA
- a CDS encoding N-acetylmuramoyl-L-alanine amidase encodes MRRIASIFALVSVVASAVTLASGAEAAEQAQIRLFGFERASGEVVLYADAPLAPKAFHLDHPYRWVVDLPNTRYSGLTKNLGPIAGTPVRGVRLSLFKSGTARLVFDLSRKAEFPQVATIPRPGSHKLAFKVAAPQAQAPTPPPEPASPEPTPRTATPRPVIRRSPQPRATEAPARSAGLALHRVGDGWELTITTQQPVTYVLSPRTRADRVIFDLQGAGAELPKDSLYVDNGLIARVRVAPLGDRTHRVTVEFDQPIKHALDLSENRRVLTLSLGAAVLDKGATASARKSAEEKRITIDAGHGGMDPGTIGAHGTLEKDITLQMALRLRKLMQDSGMEVQMTRTEDMQIMLRPRVDIGDAFDSDVFISIHANHVGDPSVSGIETYYFTPKSLPLARSVHKRLVNALQRRDRGIRRNNFVVVKYNKMPAVLVELGYLSNPTEERLLTSPQYQQRAAEAILVGVQDYFRTRSLKQ; translated from the coding sequence TTGCGCCGCATCGCCAGCATCTTCGCGCTCGTGAGCGTCGTGGCCTCCGCCGTGACGCTCGCGAGCGGCGCCGAAGCCGCCGAACAGGCCCAGATCCGCCTCTTCGGCTTCGAGCGCGCCAGCGGCGAGGTCGTGCTCTACGCCGACGCCCCCTTGGCCCCCAAGGCCTTCCACCTGGACCACCCCTACCGCTGGGTGGTGGATCTGCCGAACACGCGCTACTCGGGGCTCACCAAGAACCTCGGCCCGATCGCGGGCACCCCCGTCCGGGGCGTGCGCCTCTCCCTGTTCAAGAGCGGCACCGCCCGGCTGGTCTTCGACCTGTCGCGCAAGGCCGAGTTCCCGCAGGTGGCGACCATCCCCCGCCCCGGCAGCCACAAGCTGGCCTTCAAGGTGGCCGCCCCGCAGGCTCAGGCGCCGACGCCCCCCCCTGAGCCCGCCTCGCCCGAGCCGACCCCTCGCACCGCCACGCCGCGCCCGGTGATCCGCCGCAGCCCGCAGCCGCGCGCCACCGAGGCCCCCGCGCGATCCGCGGGCCTCGCCCTTCACCGGGTGGGCGACGGCTGGGAGCTGACCATCACCACCCAGCAGCCCGTCACCTACGTCCTCTCGCCCCGCACCCGTGCCGACCGCGTGATCTTCGACCTGCAGGGGGCGGGCGCCGAGCTGCCCAAGGACAGCCTGTACGTTGACAACGGGCTGATCGCGCGCGTCCGGGTGGCGCCGCTCGGCGACCGAACCCACCGGGTCACCGTGGAGTTCGACCAGCCCATCAAGCATGCCCTCGACCTGAGCGAGAACCGCCGCGTCCTCACCCTGAGCCTCGGCGCGGCGGTGCTGGACAAGGGAGCGACCGCCAGCGCGCGCAAGAGCGCCGAGGAGAAGCGCATCACCATCGACGCGGGCCACGGGGGGATGGACCCCGGCACCATCGGCGCCCACGGCACCCTCGAGAAGGACATCACCCTCCAGATGGCCCTTCGCCTGCGCAAGCTGATGCAGGACTCGGGGATGGAGGTCCAGATGACGCGCACCGAGGACATGCAGATCATGCTCCGGCCGCGGGTCGACATTGGCGACGCCTTCGACTCGGACGTTTTCATCTCGATTCACGCCAACCACGTGGGCGACCCGAGCGTGTCGGGGATCGAGACCTACTACTTCACCCCCAAGTCGCTTCCCCTGGCCCGCTCGGTCCACAAGCGGCTGGTCAACGCGCTGCAGCGGCGCGATCGCGGCATCCGCCGCAACAACTTCGTGGTGGTCAAGTACAACAAGATGCCCGCGGTGCTGGTGGAGCTCGGGTACCTCTCGAACCCCACCGAGGAGCGCCTTCTCACGAGTCCCCAGTACCAGCAGCGGGCCGCCGAGGCCATCCTCGTGGGCGTCCAGGACTACTTCCGGACGCGATCGCTCAAGCAGTAA
- a CDS encoding GerMN domain-containing protein, with translation MARSPRVALTALALALALGAGLVAFWRQGKPAERAGAREVTLYYLDPQAMFLVPVSRRLPLPPGTDRALQAALDRLEDVPPGLASALPPMTRATVSGIKDGKAGVTLRLSGAAPGSGGEQLMAAAVVRTAGAIDGIQEVALSLEGPDGKPLASEHLDLSQPLSPTDPGMENLYLEGGNGLTVTIYYRVPRSSYLVPVRVPLPAAYQNEPLKGGFALLLDGPPPALAAFLSPSLPGAWRWNGLEGTTARILWKGSEPPQPLAIRALALTLTEREGIRAVRIDTEAGPLATKVGPFDLGRPVPRPEAINPLDDKVSVLGAPGMTVRPATGPLALRGEQARAGLAV, from the coding sequence ATGGCTCGTTCGCCGCGCGTCGCCCTCACTGCCCTCGCCCTCGCCCTCGCGCTGGGGGCGGGGCTCGTCGCTTTCTGGAGGCAAGGCAAGCCCGCGGAGCGCGCCGGGGCGCGCGAGGTGACCCTCTACTACCTGGACCCCCAGGCCATGTTCCTGGTCCCCGTCAGCCGCCGCCTTCCTTTGCCTCCCGGCACCGACCGGGCGCTGCAAGCGGCCCTGGATCGGCTCGAAGACGTCCCGCCGGGCCTCGCGAGCGCCCTTCCCCCCATGACCCGAGCGACGGTCAGTGGGATCAAGGACGGAAAGGCGGGGGTCACCCTTCGCCTCTCGGGCGCTGCCCCGGGCAGCGGCGGCGAGCAGCTGATGGCCGCCGCCGTGGTCCGGACCGCCGGGGCCATCGACGGGATCCAGGAGGTCGCCCTTTCGCTCGAGGGCCCCGACGGCAAGCCGCTCGCGAGCGAGCACCTGGACCTCTCGCAGCCCCTCTCGCCCACGGACCCCGGCATGGAGAACCTCTACCTCGAGGGCGGCAACGGCCTGACCGTGACCATCTACTACCGCGTGCCCCGCTCCTCCTACCTGGTCCCCGTCCGGGTCCCCCTGCCGGCCGCCTACCAGAACGAACCGCTCAAGGGTGGCTTCGCGCTCCTGCTCGACGGCCCGCCGCCGGCGCTCGCCGCCTTCCTTTCCCCCAGCCTGCCGGGCGCCTGGCGCTGGAACGGCCTCGAGGGGACCACCGCCCGCATCCTGTGGAAGGGGAGCGAGCCTCCGCAGCCGCTCGCCATCCGCGCCCTGGCCCTCACCCTGACCGAGCGAGAAGGCATCCGGGCGGTGCGCATCGACACGGAAGCAGGCCCCCTCGCGACCAAGGTGGGTCCCTTCGACCTGGGCCGTCCCGTCCCGCGCCCCGAGGCGATCAACCCGCTCGACGACAAGGTGTCGGTGCTCGGCGCCCCGGGTATGACCGTTAGACCGGCGACGGGCCCCCTCGCGCTCAGGGGCGAGCAGGCTCGCGCCGGGCTCGCCGTTTAA